Proteins from one Sphingomonas sp. HF-S4 genomic window:
- a CDS encoding alpha/beta fold hydrolase — MYEIQRGAGRKLLLVHGLGGSWQSWSTVMEALSAERSVIAIDLPGHGATPAKPDSGTFDGLVDSVERYIADNGLDGVDAVGSSMGARIVLELARRGRVGNVVALDPGGFWHGWERTFFKTTIGASGRLLRAIRPMLPMLSKNAASRSALLAQLSARPWALDPKTVATELASLSTTGTFDALVRDLASGPEQAGPAADLSRRIVIGWGRHDRLCLPRQAARAKAAFPSADLHWFEASGHFPMWDQPDETVAVILAATQ; from the coding sequence ATGTACGAGATCCAACGCGGTGCCGGCCGCAAGCTGCTACTCGTGCATGGTCTCGGCGGGAGCTGGCAGTCGTGGAGCACCGTCATGGAGGCTCTCAGCGCCGAACGGTCGGTGATTGCGATCGACCTCCCCGGCCACGGCGCCACACCGGCGAAACCCGACAGCGGAACCTTCGATGGCCTGGTCGATAGCGTAGAGCGCTATATTGCCGACAACGGACTCGACGGGGTCGACGCCGTCGGTAGCTCGATGGGCGCGCGGATCGTGCTCGAACTTGCTCGGCGTGGCCGTGTCGGCAACGTCGTGGCGCTGGATCCCGGCGGCTTTTGGCACGGTTGGGAGCGCACCTTCTTCAAGACCACCATAGGCGCCTCGGGGCGCCTGCTTCGGGCAATCCGACCCATGTTGCCGATGCTGAGCAAGAACGCCGCGTCGCGCTCCGCGTTGCTGGCGCAACTGTCCGCGCGTCCCTGGGCGCTGGATCCGAAAACCGTCGCGACCGAGCTGGCAAGCCTGAGCACGACAGGGACGTTCGACGCATTGGTCCGCGACCTTGCGAGCGGGCCTGAGCAAGCGGGTCCGGCAGCCGACCTCTCTCGTCGGATCGTGATCGGTTGGGGTCGCCATGATAGGCTGTGCCTGCCGAGGCAGGCCGCGCGGGCAAAGGCCGCCTTTCCCTCCGCCGATCTACACTGGTTCGAGGCCAGCGGACATTTTCCCATGTGGGATCAGCCAGACGAAACGGTTGCCGTGATCCTAGCCGCAACCCAGTGA